The genomic region CATGGATGCACAAAGTCTGCAGCAGTGCACACTACCACTCACCAGATGGAAGCTGCGTGTGTCTACTGTGCAAGAAATCCTGTGAAAGATACCATATCCTATGGTGCACCGAAAGAACGAAATCATTGATTTCATACAGTGAAGACAGCGCCCGTAGGGAAAAGCCCTAAAACTCTTTCTCTTTGCACGAATGTGCGCTTTCTCTTCTTTAttaataacacagtctactatagtgacgaagcttgagttttgagggtgctagaaacgatagactgtgacggtaatgaggcgatattagcgatcctagtggttagcaactacctaatatttgcatatttactacgtattgagcttcccgactgtatatactagactgtgctaataatttaacatttctcCATGTCTCCTTCCCATCACACACGCACAGTTTgtcttctgtgctcgttggtttgTCTGGTCTTGTAaatgcagtgtcgccaacttcGTTGCTTTCCGACCAATATACAATATTAGAAACTAAAACGTCTTTGGAAACTGTATAACGCTTATTTgttgttttaatgttttaaagAGAAAGCGTAGATTCTAGTTGTTTGACtgcttttattttaattgtgaatttaatTTGAAGAATTTGTAAATGTTGGTGACACCCTAGATCAGGCTAGTATATTACAGTCACGAAGATCTAGACGAAggtaatatgcatccatagatagttgctaaccactaggatcgctactatcgccccatcacatacaatgtgaaacaaccggtacagcctattgttcctagttCCCTCATCAACTCATGCTTCGTAACTATTTATGCTAGactttatttgtctatggtggtGACACTAACCCAGGAGAAGGACATGGAACAGTATCCTAgcaaccatttatttatttgtgatggCGTAAATGTTTTAAATCTCACAGTAAGTGGGTTTTACCCACATAGCATGCGAAGCCATATATAGATTGTCGATTACTGCAGTGATGATTTTTCTTTTGGGCTTCACGTATTTATaccatgtaaattattttaatggagTACAATGTCTGTGAAATCCATGAATGTTTATGTGGAATTGGACATTCAGGCAGTAAGTTAATGTAAAGTACCAGAACGCATACAGCATCATACATACAAGTTTAGTATAATAAGTCATACAAAATTACAAGCTGTTGTttgcttgttgtttagtcaagaaCTGTGAAATGATATTCCAATGTGATTCAGATCGTATTCAgttacttaggcctattattacttgAGTCTGTAGTTTATACTGTTTGATTAAAGATAATGGGATATATTTTAATTAGCCTATTAGACAAAAAGAGGTGTTAGTTGAAAAACTCATGTCTTCCCTTTTCAATTCTCCATATATAAGGTTCAGCTCTTTTTATCACTTTATTCTGTTTTAGGTAACATGCCCAGGTGTGTGGTTATGTCCGAATGGAAAAAttgctttgaaaatatttatgtttgaaaCTTCGGCAAGGACATCACATTTACCACCAGTatttccattactgtatcatcAAAAGTTCATCTTTCAGAAGGTAAATGTACTGGTACCAGTATTCTCTCTATattgaacactgatcaaaatacccctcatttctcatgaaaaacggGAACTgcaaagactacagtggactatagtagactttatgttgtcagaaaacagctggatacattaagaaaatTGATTGATAGTTAGTATGggcaacatatttttttatatttgtctttctGCTGTGGATCTATACACACAATTTGAGGAAAGATTTCGACTTGAGCTTGTTGACATATCCCATGCGTTTAAATTGACACTTGGTGATAGAAACTGTAGCTTTATTATAATCTGCAGTGTAACTGAACTGGTTAGCTGATGAGACCTCAATATAAAACAGTTCGTGAAATGAATATCAGAGCTCTTCCCAAAGTAAAATGGCCGTAATGTTTATCCTGTATACTTATCTCCTGATGTCAAAACTGTAAAAGCACGGGAAGCAAGGAAGGCCGAGCTTGAGTGTCCCCTCCACCTTCGCCCCTCCCCCCCACTTGCCTGTGTTATCCCCATCAAGCCACTAGCTCGGCCTTCTGTATGCCATCAGACAgtactgtctctctctctctctctctgtcaccATGGACTTCTTACATTAAAtctctacaatttttttataaaatgttaagaCAGGTTTTCAAGAGCCCTAAATATAaccttttatatttatgtgttaatttcgtgtttaaataatatattatgttaattatttttacagcCTTCTCCAACATTCGGTATTTAACAGATTTGCAGCATCTCTTTGGGAAAGTATTCTTATATGCAGAATAATAAGTACAGTGCTCTGGTAATTCATGTGTTGTTTTATCATTCTTTGAAACAACAGTATTTGAATTACTGTATACTCATTTATCTAATTGTCAATTTCTTCACAGCCCTTCTCCAACATTCGTGTTTTTTAACAGATTTGCAGCATCTTTTTGGGAAAGAGTTCTTATATGCAGAATAATTAGTACAGCTCTGGCAATATACAGGTGTTGTTTTTCCTTTGAAACAATAGTATCTGAATTACTTTACCGACGCATCTATCTACTTGTCAATTTCATGTTTGAGTAATATATATCAATTCCTTTACAGACTTTCTCCAACGTTCGTTATTTAGCGGATTTGCAGCATCTTTTTGGGAAAGAGTTCTTATACACAGAATTAGTACAATGCTCTGGTAGTACAGGTGTTGTTTTGGCATCCTTTGAAACAACAGTATTTGAATTACTGTACCCATCTCCATGTGTAAAGGGCTTGATAGCAGGTGTGGATGTAGATCTTCTCATGGAACCAACGAGCTGTTTTCcagtatgttaatatattttattagctTTCATTTCATGTACATACACAATAAATACACGTCTCCTTTAAGTATTATGACATTCTTCTAGAAAAACTGAAGTACTCAATAGTAAAAATCAATGTACAAAAAGAAAGATAAATTGAGTATTACTATTATAGACCCATAACactattaacaacattttcaaaagtatttgaaaaagttatgtataatagattatttattatttgaaatccaataatatatttgttttggaatataaagtttatattgatttcacgtgttaaatcctaggttacggtaccttgttgactagtttcaggcTATaggctatcctcagaactgggtggtcttcacGTCTTCttattgcgtttcctgtgggagtgtgtttgtgtagtgtaatgtggagtcaacaactcaatttcagaaaacacacactttttgactccacattatattacacaacacaccctcacaggaaacgcaatcagaaggcacgaagaccacccagttctgaggatagcTCACAAGCTGAAACTACgtagtcaacaaggtaccgtaacctagtatttaacacgtgaaagcaatctaaactttatattccgaagtgatatagtgttaaaagttgtgtaatcaagatgtatatagaaTATATTCGTCTTAGAGCAGTTAGGATTTAGAAAAGAAAAATCAACAGAGATAAACAAATCGAAGTTTTGTAGTGTTAAAGATGACAGCTTAGGTTGGTTTACATCTTATttctcaaatagaaaacaaaaagtagaaatagatATATCAAAATAGTCACAAAGTTTTCACTCAGAGTTTAGGAATATGAAACATGAAGTCTCCCATGGATCAATTTAGGTACATTAATACGTTATTGTTTCTAGTACATACTcagattaaaatttatttgcatttaaatGCTATGATTCAGACTACAGATACCTGAAATGAGCATGTGCTCGtgttcgggtacagtccagtagagcaAAAGTTaggatttaatatatatatatatatatataggcctagatctattaatgatttagcctcaaccataataattaaatttatcccaggtaattttatttgcagatggtaCAGATGTGATTACAGTATCTCAAGCAAACAATATGATCATAGTGTGTTCTGGAGAAAGCTCcttactattttttttagaatggggaggaagaaagataaataaagagagagagaagtttTCACTTCCAGGctaaataacaattttaatataggtgACACTAATAATATTCTACAGAAAGAATCCAATGGAAACACTAACAAAAGTAAGGAAAACATAGTTGAATTTAAAtctgaataaataagttaaattattattcttaatgagttttcatatcaatatattcattttcattcttCAGTGAAAATTGattgatatataaaataaatgcagAATGTTCGctcaattttattctttctgCATAATATCGTCCAATTTCATTTCCAGTCACAAGTTCATTTGCCCtaaaaaatatatgttcgaaaattATGGTATTACTGTTAGGGAACACATGAACAGAATCGGACATTATGTTGGAAACTCCAAGAGTAGGCTTCATAGGATAAAAGAGATCATCTGAGATGAAGTCCATAAATTTTATTTACCAACCTTTGGAAGATACGGTATAAATATGTAGTATTATAATTATAGAGCAGAGAATACCTCCATGATTATGGAATAGGTATTATGAGTAAACTTCTGAAACTGATTGTGGTTTCAGGGCTGTAACTCCGCCCTTTTGAAAGGGCTCAGTACTTTTAAAAACACATGCACAGGGTGAAAGTCTGTGATGATACTTTATGGCCTAGAAGAAGAGGTGACCTGACATGTAATCTATGTGATTCACTAAGCCTAAGGAGACATTAGTATTTTGATATCATAAATTCGAGAAAAAATATCACCAAAAGGGATTGTGAGTAAGCTTCTGAAAATTGTTCAGAACTACTTAATTAACTCCAATACTTTAATGTTAGAGAGATAAGAAAAATAGGCCCATAAGACTATTATCATTTATATCTAGTTCCATTTCTTCTTAACTTTTGTCACTGTACCTTTCTTTTtaccatttgtgatcatcttaaTCTAAGTGCCCCTCTGGAAGCAGTGTGCCGAAACTGTAGATATTTTAGATGAAGCTTAAAATGCACTATATGAAGCTTGATCTATGTTGCATTAAGGATGATGATAATGTAGTAATGGCATGGCGGGAGAAACTTGCCTTGTAAGTTTTTGGCCACCACAAATTCAAATTGGACTCCATGAGATTTTAACTGATATCTCTGGTAGGTAAAGCCAGTGCTTTATTGATTCGTCTAAAGGTGTGCCATCTCTTTATAATTTCAGTGCGTGTTTAATAACTGCTGGAATTAAGGTTATGAAATGGAAACACAAATAAGCACCGTAATAAATGAAtacggaaaacgtattatgtgtctttcacgtgttaaattttatatcatCTTGTTAAcgtgtttcagcctgctatcggccatcttcagagttgagttctgaagatggccaatagcagactgaaacatgttaacgaggtaatgtgaaatttaacacgtgaaaaacACATagtacgttttccgaagtgatatagtgttaaaagttgtgtaatcaagatgtataaatgaaTACTCAAATAAATAAGCTATCTATCTTGGAACATGAAACTAAAGTTTCAAAACTTTGGAGTCAGTTCATTCCACATATTTATAGAAATCCAAATACTcaaataccggtacataattatatactatatCTATATCCTTGAAAGCTTCAGTTTCCAGTATTGCTATACAAGGTACAAATTCATTACCAGTACTAATTTAGATAAccaacaataaatacaaaaatatgtgaaaaaaattGAATAGCAGACATGATTCACTCTACTTTTAACTAGTAAGTGTTGAATTCATCTGATGTAGTTCAAGTTATTTATTAATGCATGTTTTCTCATCACCGTCATCTTCCTGTCAGGTTACAGTCCTGTAAGAACTGTTATGGTCTATAAGAAATGTTTACACCCACCTCTTCATGGAGCATCTCGATCCACTCCCATTTGGTCGATAGTTCAAAATTGCCATAGGGATTCTGGATCTGGACATTCTGTTCACATGCTAACGCCAATTATTTTGATAATGATGAATATAGTCCAATATGGACGTCATATTAATCTCCTATAAAAGTCTTCATGTCTTCATCTCCCTTGCTATAATTGTACTTTCATCAGTTTTTCGCATGGAAAGTGCTTTGTATCCATAGTAGGGAACAGGTTTCGCTAATGTCTTATCTTTGGACGAAAGAAGGTTTCATGATACTATTACGCCCATGactttattcaattttaaaatattgtctgGAACATCTAATTCTATCAAAAACGATAACTTAAAGCTAAGATAATTAAATTGATTTattctttatgaaattttattaccTATACTGGTAGTAATGTTTTGGTGCCacagaaagtaggcctaattgttttagATTTTTCAGTTGATATTTCCATAGAATATTTTTCTGATACTAATCTTGAATTACACTTGATCTTTGTAGATTATCTTCTGAAGTAGCTAATAAGTCCAAATCGTCTGCGAAAATTAAGATATCTATagataaatttagatttatatgtCTTGTATACCTGAATTCTCTGCAATAattgcattataataaataatatattgaataggAGGTGTGAAAATGCACATATTATCTGACACCAATCTTTCCATATTGATAACTCAtcactaattttattttaactgaaACTCGAGTTTCTTTGTAAAAGTTATAAAATAtagtttggataattttttatgtaagcAGATTATTTATGTCAAttttcatgatcatcatcatattcTTTAAAATGACTTTTAACATTGTTCACATCAGAGATGAGATATGCACCAACATTAGGCATTTACAAGGCCAAAATCCCTGACCAAATGATCAACATGTGATGGCCCAGCCATTACGTTATAAGATAAGGGCTTCTCACATAAAGAACAGAGGTTCTATCCCTGtcataattttatcattattcCATTATTTCTGTATGATTATCTTATTATCTCTTAATAACTTGTGTAATTAAAGTATACtacgtaattattgtaaattaaaattaagaatctAATTATCTTTCAGGGTATTTTAGCTCCAAAAATAGAAATATCAACTAAAACAGTAATAGAAGAGTCTATAGATTCACCATCACATTCCAAGAGAAACCCTGGAATTATAAATCCCAAGATGCTGAGTTCAAAGGTACTTATgtgcaatgaaattatgaaatgatCAACAAAGCATTAGAATACCATTAACGAGCTAATTTAGTGGAGTGGAAAAGATTTGTACAATATGTGAAGAAAAATGGCATCATTATGgttacgtataaaatatgcatcAAGATCAAGAAATAACATTAATCACTGTATTGGAATGTTATTAAAGAGACTTCATTTGTACATAGGGCTCTCCAACTTTCAAGAGATGTCAGCAGAAGAGGATGTGTAATGTGAAGGAGGAACTGAGCAGAAGTCCGAAACAGAAGAGGAAATCTGTACAGTCAAAAAGACGACACATTAAACAGAAGGGTGGAGTGTGTACAGTGGTACCTAATTCTGATGAAAACTCAAATTCATGTGTATGTTGCTCGTCTAACGCACAAGGCATCAGGTACAGTACATTGCGACTCTGCGTCTGTATATTCACTGAAATACATAATAACGAGGTGATGGAAGTACTTTCTAGACATTATTAAGAGGTTATGTAACTAACAAGAACAGACTTCAGATTTGACAGTGGATTATATCTTTAGAAAACACATGAAATCACATGCATAAAATGGAACTCGATGGAGGAAACTCCAAGTGTAGAATTTAGGAGCTCGAGGAAGAGAATGTATGGCGTATGATCTTTATATGATTGATCATGCCTCAGAagacaggcttcagttatttggTATCATAAATCCAGGGCAGAAATACTATCAGAAAGGGTTATGAATGATTAACCTTCTTGGTACTATTAATGTTTCATATCTGTTAGCTCTGAATATAAAAGTATGAGGTATGCATAATGCGCCACTATTTAGGGCTGAAGTGCTCAGGACTAATCTAACTTCCCTCTAGTTATATTCTcttatattctttttcttcttccttatcCCAAAGTCCTTAAACCAAGTCCATGAGattatgttgttccagcaggTGTGCAACTTTCTTGGGTCTGAGTAGATATAGTCAGGGATAAGCCCTAAACATATTACATTCTAATCTTAATAGAGTCAGTAATAAAGAATTACCTTCTTCTCTCTCCAGTCTTTTGTAAAATGTGGACAGATTTCCTCTACGTTTACACAGCAGGATgaaggacattaacaaaatctgTCAATGTTATAGCTTACAACAATCTAAAAGCGCTGAATCTGTGCTGAAGTCTCCTACCTGTCTGCCTGTTTGGACCTCAGCTACTAGAAGAATCCACAGTCAACGATCATATTGTAACCTTCTCAATGACTTGGAACAGGATGATCAAGCTAAATGGAGAAAAACAAAAAGAGgtgattaatttgttttgtttgtttgctttctACGGCATTAAACTCTTGGTGCGTGTACCATTTATTTTGTCTTCTAGCATTCCAATATAAGACAGCTAAGATTTTACAGTGCATGATATTGGTCATTAACCTAATCCAATGCTACATCTTCAGTAGCTGtgttacattctttttcttaaatcATTCATGCTTTTACCTTTTCAGTGTACTGACTGTAATACATTATAGGACTAcagaaaattcactttttaaaCTATGAATAACAAAACATTTCTTTGCTGATAGTTCTTCCTTATTTTTTTCCCCTGGAAACGAAGCACTGGAGGTGTCCTCCAGTGTGGAGGTGGAGGGCACATTCAtgtgcatgcttgaattttttcccGGCTGCTGAGACCATTAGTTGCTGGCAGTCAGCCTGTGAGTGAGTGCATGGAATAAATACCTGTTGGATTTTCACTTGCCGCAAAATGACAGAACGACTTTAGCAGCAATATTGCATTAAACTTTGTGATACCCAAGTGGAAATCATTTGGAATATTCAGCAGACTTTTGGTAACGATGCCATGGTACAACTGCTTCAAATATGGTCACACATTTGGTAGAGAGCGAACCACATTCTGAAAGACCATCAACAAGCCAAAATGACAATATGATTGACCAAATGCGGACTTTGATCATGCAGGACCATCGTGTCATGTGGGAGATGGTGATAAGCTCTGGTTCAGTACATTGAGAGTGGATTTAGCCATGCAGAGAATGTCCACGAAATTCGTACCGAAGCTGCTATGACAGAAGTTCTGACTCAGGCTTTCTTGGTAAACACATTCGTCAGACCTGCTCCCTATTCACCCGACATGGCTGCTTCTGATTTGTGGTTGTTTCCAAAGCTAAAAATACTGCTTAAAGGGACCTGATTTGAATCATGAGAAGACATTATGTGGAACACAACAGCTTAGCTGTACTCAGTTTCCAAAGGAGCCTTCAGAAAGGCTTTCAATAATCCTGAGACCTCTGGTAGAAATGTGTGCAGTCTTAAGGACATACTATGAAGAGGATTGGGGTTTCAGACCTCCAGGGAGTagtattttttctggctaaaggtcggatatttttttaataaaccttGTAGAAATTGGAGAGCTTTAAAATTAAGCAATATAGAAATTTTCCCGATATATGTAATTATTACGTGCTTATGATTTGAATACCAATATATAtcattatctttttttcttttattagatTGTCATTGTATGAAGTACGACTGTCCCTGTCAAGGTGAAAATGGAAGTCACAAGGCATGCAGCTGTCCTGTATGCAGTACCTACAATGTTTATTTTGGCAGACAATTTGTCAATCAATGTTGTGTTGTAAGTTAAATTTATACGCTCtcgttataaaaaaaaacaaggctATTTTTCAGTCGAAAATCACCAGAACGACATTCTCAGACCTTATGATTGGTCTTGTAACTGTCATTCAAAGCATACACtgattcattatttaatttcatgcgTTGTATTTGGATTGCAAACAATGGATAGTTTATTTACAATGCAGctttccttccttcatttttCGACACTTGATTGCTATCCCTACAACATGTGTGTGGTGATATCTAAGTGCAATTTCGTTCTGAGAGAAGAATAAAGACAAGGATGGgcctttttttctcaatattagtCCAAAAGAGAAGTTTTGGAGGAGATATGTAAATTGTGACGAGAACTAGGCCTATGCTAGGATGGGGAAGATTAATAAAGCAGGTATTTTACgagtattgtttttaatttagttGTAATTGCTTATTATGCTTTATAAGTTATGTACGcgtttttgtgtattttaatatttatataaatccattacacataggcctacactaaatatgattttttttttttttttgacatacaGGATTTCTAATCTCGACCACCCCAACACATACCAGCCATTTCCTGGCCTGTTGCTAGCCCTTCACCTGCTATAATAGGACAAGCTTCCAACATGAAGTATGCATACAGACATTGCTCTTCTATCTTATGATTAAATACAGGATTGAGAGTGTTATTAAGCACAATCACAAGGTTTAATCTTACCTTAAATTTATAACAAATGTTCGAAATGATGTCCATCTCTTCACAGACGACCTTCAGTAAATTGTCGAATGCTCCAGTTCTTCTTGT from Periplaneta americana isolate PAMFEO1 chromosome 15, P.americana_PAMFEO1_priV1, whole genome shotgun sequence harbors:
- the LOC138714910 gene encoding uncharacterized protein isoform X1, giving the protein MSVKSMNVYVELDIQAVTCPGVWLCPNGKIALKIFMFETSARTSHLPPVFPLLYHQKFIFQKTFSNVRYLADLQHLFGKEFLYTELVQCSGSTGVVLASFETTVFELLYPSPCVKGLIAGVDVDLLMEPTSCFPGILAPKIEISTKTVIEESIDSPSHSKRNPGIINPKMLSSKGSPTFKRCQQKRMCNVKEELSRSPKQKRKSVQSKRRHIKQKGGVCTVVPNSDENSNSCVCCSSNAQGISLQQSKSAESVLKSPTCLPVWTSATRRIHSQRSYCNLLNDLEQDDQAKWRKTKRDCHCMKYDCPCQGENGSHKACSCPVCSTYNVYFGRQFVNQCCVKQGKRPQKCPGNCCHCGSEKNRLAEAVHERVQKSLHLSPYLPFKRDIDDMITKCPCNISEQKQISNCGKSQYREEFYRDLEKFYKELHKRAKKKTSKDDCLEILRL
- the LOC138714910 gene encoding uncharacterized protein isoform X2, encoding MSVKSMNVYVELDIQAVTCPGVWLCPNGKIALKIFMFETSARTSHLPPVFPLLYHQKFIFQKTFSNVRYLADLQHLFGKEFLYTELVQCSGSTGVVLASFETTVFELLYPSPCVKGLIAGVDVDLLMEPTSCFPGILAPKIEISTKTVIEESIDSPSHSKRNPGIINPKMLSSKGSPTFKRCQQKRMCNVKEELSRSPKQKRKSVQSKRRHIKQKGGVCTVVPNSDENSNSCVCCSSNAQGISLQQSKSAESVLKSPTCLPVWTSATRRIHSQRSYCNLLNDLEQDDQAKWRKTKRDCHCMKYDCPCQGENGSHKACSCPVCSTYNVYFGRQFVNQCCVQGKRPQKCPGNCCHCGSEKNRLAEAVHERVQKSLHLSPYLPFKRDIDDMITKCPCNISEQKQISNCGKSQYREEFYRDLEKFYKELHKRAKKKTSKDDCLEILRL
- the LOC138714910 gene encoding spermatogenesis-associated protein 6 isoform X3; the encoded protein is MSVKSMNVYVELDIQAVTCPGVWLCPNGKIALKIFMFETSARTSHLPPVFPLLYHQKFIFQKTFSNVRYLADLQHLFGKEFLYTELVQCSGSTGVVLASFETTVFELLYPSPCVKGLIAGVDVDLLMEPTSCFPGILAPKIEISTKTVIEESIDSPSHSKRNPGIINPKMLSSKGSPTFKRCQQKRMCNVKEELSRSPKQKRKSVQSKRRHIKQKGGVCTVVPNSDENSNSCVCCSSNAQGISLQQSKSAESVLKSPTCLPVWTSATRRIHSQRSYCNLLNDLEQDDQAKWRKTKRDCHCMKYDCPCQGENGSHKACSCPVCSTYNVYFGRQFVNQCCVKQGKRPQKCPGNCCHCGSEKNRLAEAVHERVQKSLHLSPYLPFKRDIDDMITKCPCNM
- the LOC138714910 gene encoding uncharacterized protein isoform X4; this encodes MSVKSMNVYVELDIQAVTCPGVWLCPNGKIALKIFMFETSARTSHLPPVFPLLYHQKFIFQKGILAPKIEISTKTVIEESIDSPSHSKRNPGIINPKMLSSKGSPTFKRCQQKRMCNVKEELSRSPKQKRKSVQSKRRHIKQKGGVCTVVPNSDENSNSCVCCSSNAQGISLQQSKSAESVLKSPTCLPVWTSATRRIHSQRSYCNLLNDLEQDDQAKWRKTKRDCHCMKYDCPCQGENGSHKACSCPVCSTYNVYFGRQFVNQCCVKQGKRPQKCPGNCCHCGSEKNRLAEAVHERVQKSLHLSPYLPFKRDIDDMITKCPCNISEQKQISNCGKSQYREEFYRDLEKFYKELHKRAKKKTSKDDCLEILRL